From Amaranthus tricolor cultivar Red isolate AtriRed21 chromosome 4, ASM2621246v1, whole genome shotgun sequence:
gaataaatatcaTTAGTTAGTCTAGTAGTTGACTTTCTTTTTCATCCTTGTGATAAGGGTTCGAATCCCACCACCTATAGaaagaattaatttttattttccttgtaAAATTTCTTTATCCTACCATCATAAAATCGTAAGAAATGCCAATTGTATGGGATGCATGGGGGGCAATTTTAGGCCCATTCAAAGTGCCCTTCCGTTTAGGGCCCTCCAAATAAAGGGTCTTGTATATTAACAAACTCCATATAATTGATTATTCAAGCATAGTTCAGTTAGTGTCGTGTCTTCTTATGATATTGTTGGTTAGAGATTCAAAACCTAACAACGttaatttttgcaaaaattttggttcccattttaaatttaatgatTGACAAAGAACCTCAATTTTCTAAACATCAAAAATTTAATGGAACACTTATATTCTTTGCTCCCCTGAAATTCATGTTAAGAGGTAATACGATATATGTATAAGGTGAGACAAAAACGACGGGTATATATCCGTATAACTTGTATGCTATAATGGGTGAAGATGTATTTGTATATTTGTTCATATGGTGggaatatgaaaattttattatggtGAATAGTTGATGGATATGAAAATTATAGGTTGATATGTGTATAGAAGAGAGGATATCGCAACCGTGGGCCCATTTTGCTATTCGTATGACTttagattaaaattttaatgacgAAATTATGCTGCTATGTTTGCGCAATTAAGAGGCTGGTAATGTGCATCGTTCTGAACAAACTAACACttgataaatgattttttaatttgatatattaacCATTTAACCTTAATCATCGTTAATAGTGATTtcgaataatttaaaattttaatgctTGATTTGAATGATTCGAGCCCAGAAAAACTAAAAGGTCGGTCAAACATCATAATAgtcattttttatataatattttttaaaaagtcattaatagtgagtttttttttaatagtaataataatggtgaGTTTGTGACcccttttttttgttaatacattatttttttaatatatttttaaaaagtcattAATAGTGAGTTATAATTTaatctaattaataattatggtGAGTTTATGACTCCTTTTAGTTAATATAATATTCATTTCACCCCAGGGGCTTTTActacattttatattttaatgtgttttattataaattttagaaaaaattatcgtgaataataaaatttttttgttattttcccTATAATATTATGAACTTTTGatttaccatgaataatactaaatttgagggtttttttttttagaataataccaactttagtttattaactaatttactaaattttttttgtcatataatcacTTATCgcttgatttttaacatgttaggcaTATTCTATGGAAACACCAccataagttggtattattcatggttaatcaaaagttggtattattaaagaaaaataagcaaaaaattatattattcctagtaatttttcctaaattttattacattttaatattttcttatgaaCCACCcactctttttaatttttatatacaattaaaattattttttcttcctATCCACACGTTTTTGTTATTTCCTCATAAATcacactttttattttcttttacctTTTCTTAGTTTGCAAATTTTTTCTTATAGTAAACGCCACAAGGTAGAGGGAGTAGAATCTATTccgtttgtttttattttttttagatccTAATgcaatcaaaaatcaaataacTTCAATTGtgacttttaaatttataaaatgttaataataaaaaaatatataccaaatgggcAATTAAAATCTCACATTAACATATTTTTCATATAATCTAATGAAAATTCATAGTTAAAGCATTcacattaaaatttaaagatTCTATTTAAgaagaacaaaataaaacacGTGGAGTATTATTCAGCTTGTATTCCACATATCCCAACGAAATGTCCCAAGTATAAAATGGGTAAAAgtcaaaaaattgaaaaaaagtaataaaaaaaaagtaaattttatgaaaatgttaGAACTAATCATTGACGGATTGCTAATCAGGCTCGACCCATTCAACTCGAATAATTGACATAATTAGACAACTATAGGCAGGCTAAGCTCGCCCATTTGAAATTAATGGGTGCGTAGtggtaaattatttttattttcattaggTTTCATAGATTAGGCAAAACTATTGAAAAAATCTTCTACACTCATTCTCGTTTTAAATTTTCACGTATTATAATTATACATTAGGGTTAGACTAAGCAAACAACCACTTTTATGCACTCTCTCAAACTTATCCATTGAATtagtatatttttgttttagataaaagtttaaatttttgtacAAATGTTTATGAGGAGCcgtttattttattatctaataacaaatattgaaaatatatgGGTGGTCTAATTGTTAATCTTTCCTTAATATGTtgtaaccaaaaaaatataaacttcaatatataattatttacttaattatagaaaaatctaTTTGTCTGCGGTTTCCATCTGCTAAAACAATGGCGAATAGTGGTAAATAAAGTGAGTTTGCAAATGCCTATAGATTTTGACAATTTTAGGTTGGCTGCTAGGTTGTTGGAGTAAAGCTCAGTCTTTTAGAAAAGTGAAAGAAATATGTGGATAAGATAAAAGTAATTGAATTatgtgaataaaaattaaaataaaacctcAATACATAACTCTTTAGGTTGACGGCTAAAttgcctctaatttttattttattttataatttattgatatttatacaTAACTCTTTAGGAATTCTAATAATCTTTTCAACAAGAAAATAATCATTTCTTAATTTAATGTAAAATCATTGTAAAgtgaataaaacaaaacaaacgaATTTAATAAATTCACTTTACATAGTTTTTCTCAATTGTACGTCTACGTCTAATACTTGTTAGTATGTCCACGTGACCACGTGAAAAGGTAGTGATTTAACATTGTAACCTTATGACcaattatactattttatttgATTGCGCAATTAAAAAGCAAAGGGGTTTGGCAGGTGAGGATGAAGTTAGAGATTTTGGGGTTGAGATTTAAATTAAAGAAAGTATTATGTTTGTGTATGGAGAATGGCTTCAGacttttaatgttttaagtGTTGGAGGATAATTGTGGAGAgatttgaatttgttagaaattACACTTTTGCTATTGTGAAATAAGACAAACAAACATATAATAAGAGtaaattagtaactttataactatttttaattatttttctttttattctaaaatttcaccaaacaaagatataagacattttttctaaaaatcttATCTCAAGTTTCAGATATAAGTCTCACAATTCCTATTTTTAACTACCAAACAACCCCCAATTACGATTTACGATTAGCTTGTATTGATGAAATTTGATAATAGATAGAAGCTAATCCAACTTGGATAGACATAAGTTGGATTTGGATAGGGttcaacaaatttaaatttggacctttttctttttttttttgtgggattcaaatttaaattctaatctATGAAGTTTGAAAAATAGGAACTCGAGTCGAAACCATAAAGCACAGTATTTGGATCCAAAATATTTATTGTgatttatacaaaatatataatcaaatataaaacaatTGGTTACAATCTAATAAGTTGCTACAATCacttcttttttcatttataatgACTCTTTCTGAATATTGATGTAATAATTGAATTCATAAAGTTAAGGATTACCAACTTTTAAGTATTATCAAAAGattcttttaaaaaacaaaaacttatcGAATGATTTTCTTTTTCGCAGATTGATCACTACTTTTGTATTGCGTACTTAATTAATATGGTAATGAAATTAAAATCCAGCAATAAAATTATCTGAGCTATTTGTAACGagttacatgtatatatttcgTTAACACATGACCGTTGGGTCGAATTTAAGTGAACTGAATTTGAATCGGCTACAACTGGAAATTTACCAAACAAACGTGATCTAATGATTCAACTTAAGAACTAAATATCTCATCTACaatgaaaattcaaaatgacCAAACGATAACCATAATCATATTCAGTATTTTCCGCTCATAAGAAACCTATGATCAACGTCTGAGGAGGGAAAAAAGACAGCAACTGTAGAAAAACTAAGACCCTTGCCTTGTATTATTCATAAGAAGGTATATATACAACCAAGAAGGAAAATCCTAATACATAGAGCCCACTACAAATATACACAATAGGCCCAATATACATAATAAATCCTAACACCCctcctcaagttggagcatgaaAATCACAAATGCCCAACTtgcaaagaaaagaaaactGAGCTTGCCCCAATGCCTTAGTGAATATATCTGCAAGTTGTGTAGTAATAGGAACATGAGAAGGGCGAATGTTACCATCTTAAATGGCATCTCACACAAAGTGACAATCAATTTCAATATGTTTGGAACGTTCATGGAACACCGGGTTTTGCGCAATGTGGAGAACAAATTGACTATCACAAAACAAAGACATGGCTTTCGGGTGACGTAACCCCTAACTACTAAGAAAACCTTTGAGCCACTTAAGTTCACAAGTCACGGCAGCCATGGACCTGTACTCTGCTTTAGCTGATGATCTAGAGACGATAACTTGCTTCTTGGTTTTCCACGAAATGGGAGAATGTCCAAGGAAAACTAGCCAACCGGATAAGGAGTGACGAGTAAGAGGACAACTAGCTCAATCTGAATTGCACCATCCTTTGAGATATCGAACCACTCGAATAGCGGCATCCCAATAATCATGGCGTGGAGCACCGAGAAATTGAGAAAGTATATGTACAGAATAAGCCAAATCGGGTCTAGTAAAGACAAATAAATGAGTCAACCAACTAACTTGCGATATTGCTCACCATTATCAAGACGAGGGCTAGAGAAGTGGCCAACTTATGATTTCGCTCCATAAAAAAAGAACAAGTTTCGAGCCAAGATTGTCCGAGTCAGCAATAATATCAAGAGCATACTTCCTTTGACACAAAATGCCCTCTAAATTTCGTGCAACTTCAATACCCAGAAAATATTTCAGTACATCAAGATTCTTCATATTAAAGCTCGAGCTCAAATATTGCTTGAAATTAATAAGAGCTGTGGAATAAttcccaaaaataattaaaaaataaaccctAACACATAAATCTTGGCTCAAAATTTTTGAGCACATAATAACCCCTAAGAGCAACTCATACCATTAATAAAGAAAGCGGTCAAAGAGTGTCTTGGCTCAAAAAAATCTTCAAAGGAGCACtgaaacctgcaacttacaacgattacattttttctttttaaataccTGCAACGATTTTAATTACTTCAATTTGCTATCACTAGAGAATTTGTAGGTAAGTGTGAGTTCAATTTTTGAAGGTAAGCGTGAGTTCAAGTTGCTGCTAAAGTACTCTACGCGTGAAATTGATAGTCAATAACATTTCTTCAGCGATTTCAATTTTTGTTGGTAAGCGTCAGTTGGAATCACTTGATCATCTCTACAATTTCTTCAATTTTAGGTAAACATGTTTTCAATTTATTCAACAATTTCAATTATGTTGAGTATTTGTAAGTCTGCAATTATAGACTTCGATGAAATTCGGGTGAATGTAtgcaaaaatttttaataatatgcaAAAACGGATGCACCGTCTCTTTACTGTGGTCTGTAGATCTATAGATTAGGAAAACAAAATGTTaaacttgttttctttttgaAGTTGGTAAATTTATCGCCATTTAGCTTGGTTGCTGAGTAATTTTTGAAGTTGCACCACGAGACTAGTTTTCTGCTAGCCGAGATTTTGAAACTGAAAGCCTCCCAGTCCGAGTAATGTATAACAAGCAGTAGGTTTGAAAGGAGTGTTTATTTCTGGAGGAAGGATTTGATCTTTTTGTGAATCTGATCAAAGTATACAATCAAAcatgattattttgtttttttgtaatatatgcattgcaaatttttagcaaatttcttaatgttttttttagctttacCATATTGCTAAAATAAAACACATTTGCAGCAAGCCATTTATAACAAATAAGTAATATCAATCCATCAGAAATGAATTGCTTCTATACCAAATCTGTACTCTGTCTGAGGTAATAAGAAGGAAGGACATACTTGGAGAGTTGGAGTGTTTGACTATATATACATTTCCGTTCTATTATACTAGTGATATTTTCTCATACAAGATTTCACAATCGGATGTGAGTTTTTACTGCTTATAATATGTTTGATCCATTCTTGATGGAATCTAAGATTTATAGTTCATTGCGGTTTCAATTAATGAACTatattaaaataacttattaaattatgtgaaaTTACAGATGGTAACAACTTTTTTgttatcaataacaacaataagtTTGTATACACTCAATATCAAAACTCCACTTGGATGGGAGTTACTTACAGACCTTGGGATAATGGAATTAGTAGGAGTTCACTTTAACACTCCACTTAACGTGAGAGTGTAAGGGGTAAGATTAAATGCCCAATTATAAAGACATAACAACAAATTAGATTTCGATATCATGTTAAcattaagggggtgtttggtatggaaAGAGAAAATGTAAGGGAAAGGGAATTAATAAAGAGGGGTAAGGGTAAAGGTAAGGGTTAtggttatatgttgtttggaaTAACAATGCAAGAGAAATACTTGTTTACGTTTCCTTACTTATTGTTTAGTTTGTCACataagttgattttttttgtaataatctGCAAAGGGCATTTTGTCCATTTTTGTACAAAAATTAACTTAAGCAAACATTAAAACAAGATTTCTTTGATAAAACTCAACATAGTTCAAGCctaaataagataaaacatagcAATTTGCAATACTATTATTCAAGTATTCAACTAATAATCTACAAGCACATACTACAAGTTCAACCACTAATAACAACATCTCAACTCATGTCTTTTTAGAAGACCACTTTCACTTTTTCTTAAAATGATCGAGGACATATTGTTTCTTGAGGTTCGAATGAGCTTGATAAAAGATGCGAAGCTTGTGTTCTTCGGCAATGAGAATTGTAGCTACTTCTAAAGCTTCAGAGGGTGAGATGCCATCTAATTTCATAACCTCTTCCAAGACTTTATTCATTTTTTCATCCATCTTCTGCTCTCTCTCCTCGGCTTTGGCCCACGCATTAGCCATCGTGCCAAGATTAACattaatattatcaaaaattttccCAAAATTACTTGTAGCTTCATGAAGAGAAGAAACCAAATTATCAACATCACTTTGAAGATTTTTCTTTCGTTTCAATTCCTTGAGCTTGGGTTCTTTTGAAGATGTTGAATTATCATTCTCTTGTTTAATCGAGCGCTTCTTGAATTGTATAGAGTGAGTAGTCGACCGACTTCTTGAATCCGCATCATCCTCCTCATCACTCTAGCTATGAAAATTGACTTCTTTGTAACTTCAACATCTATGCAATTGATTTCTTCCACAAAAGACTCACTTTGATCACCCGTGGCCTTATCTTTAGCATAAATCTCCTCAAGGATGTCATAGTGAGGAAAAGGTACCCCATACAATCCTTTTGCCTTCTTATGAACCTAGTccaaaacaagaaataaaatattgaagCAATCATGTGGAATGCTACAGTCCCTGCTCACAATCCTAACAGACCCTACTCTCATGTACATTGAATAATGGACAAATCAACAATAAAGTTAAATGAAGTGTACAAAAGCATTGAATAATGGCACGAAACTTGCATGTACCTTTCAAAAACCCCATCTACAAAACccaaaacaagaaacaaaaacATACTAGTAGACCTTTTGCACAATATTCAGAAAGTAATGTATAAAATATCCCAGAAAACTTTACCTTTGCCCATTCATCGAACACTGCTCTCTCTACTTGCAACATCTTCTTATCGGCATCCCATCCAAATCCCGAAGTAGATAACATCTCAGCTAGTGCACTGTATTTCTCTGACCAATGTTTGATTCTTGATTCAATGTGCGGAAAAGCCTTCAAACCACAACTAGGAAGCTCACCATTAATCAACTCTTCCAACCTACTCATGTAACCATTTTTAAAACCGCCCTCACTTTTCCACTTAGGATCAGTAGACAATTGGTGTAAATACTTTATAAGCATCGAATCTTCTTGACATGTCCAAAAGCGCTTATTCTTGCCCCTCCCTCTACTACTTCCCTCTTGGCTAATGGTATTCACCTCCATTTCAAGTACCTGCAATATACATATAAACTAAagtgaaattaattaaattttgtcaGTGCACAATAATCAGAAAGTATCAGAAACTAGAAATGTATGAATCTTGTTCTTAAAGAATCTATTGGTACGATTGTGTGGCAGACGTAGCattcaaacaattaaacaatcgTTTAGTACAAACCTTGTCTAACTCTTGTCCTCCAAGCATTAAACAAATCTTGAGTTAACGTATTTCTATAATTAGTCCATCGATCAGAAGTAGCTATTGTAGTAACGTATTCAACTTCATCATCAGAATCGTTATCGGAATCGTCATTACTCATATTCTCTTCTTCTACATCATCTGTGGGCATCACTTTTCTTATTAAATTATGAAGTAAACAACAAGCCATCACAATACGTCCTTGAGTTCGAATAGGGAAAAAGGAGGGGCTTCTAAGTATACTTCATCTCCCTTTAAGTAACCCAAAACATCTTTTAATTACATTTCTTGCTCGAGCATGCTTCATATTGTAATACTCTTCTGCAGTTAGTGGCTGTCTATCTGTTCATTCCTTAAGATGATATAGTTGCCCTCTATATGGAGCAACAAAACCCTCACAGTTTGTGTACCCCCTATCGACCAAATAATAGTTACctttaaaattattgaaattagaTGATTAAAGTGAGTTTTATTAACTATATAATTCTTCTTTTAATAACTACATGTTAAATTTACCTCTAGGAACCCTAAAGCCATTTGGCCTAGTAAGAGCTTTGCGAAGAACACGAACATCGTGAGCAGAGCCTTTCCAACCCGGAAGAACATAGATAAATTGCATGTTGGGTGCACAAACACCCAACACATTCATAGCAACGGTACATTTTCTTGTCCGATATTTACCACAACCTTGGGGATGTATAGTTACATTTATGTAGGTACCATCCAATGCTTCTAAACAAttctataaaatcaaataaacaaaatcactcTTATAAATACACGTAAGATTATGGGTAAAAATTAGATGATTAAGCAACTAGTACCTTAAAAGGTTTCCACCTTTCGTCTTCACATTCTTCTAATATTGGTGTGGGCTTGTAAAGCAAATCCTCATGCAACTTAAGTATAGCCCTCCGACATAGGTTGAATTGCCGACTCACGGTCTCTCCACTTCTTATGAAAAAGTGAGCAATAGATCTATTGTTTTTATGGTGAGCTAAAGTGTACAAAAACATGGTAACTATCTCATCAAGAGATACATTTTTTGTCCGAGTGAGGCTTCCAATCTCCTTAAGCATctcacaaataatattaaagatttGTCTATTAACCCGAAGTTCAGTTTTGCAATGCACATCACTTTCTTGTATTAAGCGCAATATTTTtctatctcttttattttggatcaattgaacacccctaaccgTAGCAACACTTGTCATATAACAAACCCAATACATCATAAGAACTACAACTACATTTGTTACAACCAATTGAAGTTGTTTTAGACGGCTTTTTCTTCGTAAGGATTGCATAATTCGATCCATTTATGAGAATTAATTAGAAGCtgtaaaacaaaaattagactcaaaaatcaaaattaaacaaaaatttttcaCTATCAAGTAATTATAAGAGCATGTTCTACTGTTCATGAACCAACTGTTCTCATCCAAGATTTA
This genomic window contains:
- the LOC130810908 gene encoding uncharacterized protein LOC130810908, coding for MDRIMQSLRRKSRLKQLQLVVTNVVVVLMMYWVCYMTSVATVRGVQLIQNKRDRKILRLIQESDVHCKTELRVNRQIFNIICEMLKEIGSLTRTKNVSLDEIVTMFLYTLAHHKNNRSIAHFFIRSGETVSRQFNLCRRAILKLHEDLLYKPTPILEECEDERWKPFKNCLEALDGTYINVTIHPQGCGKYRTRKCTVAMNVLGVCAPNMQFIYVLPGWKGSAHDVRVLRKALTRPNGFRVPRDDVEEENMSNDDSDNDSDDEVEYVTTIATSDRWTNYRNTLTQDLFNAWRTRVRQGT